The Kroppenstedtia pulmonis genome has a segment encoding these proteins:
- a CDS encoding GntR family transcriptional regulator encodes MPIPQNPPKLNRISAKDMTLKQLRDWITQGILQPGEKINDSELAEALGVSRTPVREAFQLLEYQGFIEMIPGKETRIKPLVATDVTNIYRPLAALEAIAAEMATEKIGDKDIKKLWEYNQNFAKALEHQEGLTAMDWDKQLHQIIVNKADNPYLSTSISMLHMHAHRIEIIYFQQKGMPANQSIKEHEQLITALEQRNPHQAAEAMRHNWLRPMQVIAEQIRKSTRI; translated from the coding sequence GTGCCGATCCCTCAAAATCCACCCAAACTAAATCGAATCTCCGCGAAAGACATGACTTTAAAGCAACTTCGAGATTGGATCACACAAGGGATTCTTCAACCAGGGGAAAAAATAAACGACTCTGAGTTGGCGGAAGCCCTGGGTGTCAGCCGAACCCCGGTCAGAGAAGCTTTTCAGCTTCTTGAATACCAGGGATTTATCGAAATGATTCCGGGGAAGGAGACCCGAATTAAACCCTTGGTGGCTACCGACGTTACCAACATCTACCGCCCTCTGGCCGCCTTGGAAGCCATTGCCGCGGAAATGGCTACGGAAAAAATCGGCGATAAGGATATCAAAAAGCTGTGGGAATACAATCAAAACTTCGCCAAAGCATTGGAGCATCAAGAAGGGCTCACGGCCATGGACTGGGATAAACAATTACATCAAATCATTGTAAACAAAGCGGATAATCCCTATTTGTCCACGTCGATTTCCATGTTGCACATGCATGCGCATCGTATTGAAATCATTTACTTTCAACAGAAGGGAATGCCGGCTAATCAGTCGATCAAGGAGCATGAACAATTGATTACGGCTTTGGAACAACGGAATCCCCATCAAGCTGCGGAAGCAATGCGACACAACTGGTTACGACCCATGCAGGTGATCGCTGAACAAATCAGGAAATCAACCAGGATCTGA
- a CDS encoding EamA family transporter — translation MLRYKGFLMVLIAAVLWGLSGTVAQHLFHNAGFQHGWLVMVRLVISGVLLLSVISFSSAQESVWRVWKSSDRWQLVIFGLAGMLGVQYTYFAAIEAGNAATATLLQYLGPVLLTCYIALRLLRMPSGLELAAVSLSLLGTFFLVTGGNPGSLTISQKALFWGLLSAACLAFYTLYPTRLLKRWGAAVTVGWGMVIGGVGLGLIVPPWQVDGQQWNWESFLFVLFVILFGTLVPFYLYLASLSYIRPGETALLASAEPLTAAVAAVLWLDVPFGPFEWIGSICIMGTVVVLSRQKEQKEGNVTVTADSMEEAKSRG, via the coding sequence ATGTTACGATATAAAGGTTTTTTGATGGTCTTGATAGCGGCGGTTTTATGGGGATTATCAGGTACAGTAGCCCAACATCTGTTTCACAATGCGGGTTTTCAACACGGCTGGCTAGTCATGGTACGGTTGGTGATTTCGGGGGTTTTGTTACTGTCAGTAATCTCCTTCAGTTCGGCTCAGGAAAGTGTCTGGCGGGTTTGGAAATCATCGGATCGTTGGCAATTGGTGATATTCGGATTGGCAGGTATGTTAGGTGTACAGTATACCTACTTTGCGGCTATTGAGGCAGGCAATGCAGCTACAGCCACTTTGCTTCAATATTTGGGTCCGGTTCTCCTGACCTGTTATATTGCTTTACGATTGTTGCGAATGCCTTCAGGCTTGGAACTGGCAGCTGTCAGCCTTTCCTTGTTGGGAACTTTTTTTCTGGTTACAGGGGGAAATCCCGGCAGTCTTACCATTTCGCAAAAAGCTTTGTTTTGGGGACTTCTTTCTGCGGCGTGCCTTGCTTTTTATACACTCTATCCGACTCGATTGTTAAAACGATGGGGTGCGGCTGTTACAGTAGGGTGGGGTATGGTAATCGGAGGGGTGGGTCTGGGTTTGATTGTGCCGCCATGGCAGGTTGACGGACAACAGTGGAATTGGGAGTCTTTTTTATTTGTCTTGTTTGTTATTCTCTTTGGAACGTTAGTCCCTTTTTATCTGTATTTGGCGAGCTTGTCGTATATCAGGCCAGGTGAAACTGCCTTATTGGCCAGTGCGGAACCCCTGACAGCCGCTGTGGCGGCAGTACTGTGGCTGGATGTTCCTTTCGGTCCTTTTGAATGGATCGGCAGTATATGTATTATGGGTACAGTGGTGGTATTGTCCCGTCAAAAAGAACAAAAGGAGGGAAATGTGACTGTTACGGCGGACAGTATGGAAGAAGCCAAGAGTCGGGGATAA
- a CDS encoding DUF421 domain-containing protein, whose amino-acid sequence MDFLTTLAKLLLLFSLTIAVIRSMGKSAIAQLTPYDLVAIVIIGTVASEPLISTDWLPTVVTLIMITLLYHIFAKLTLHRIGNRLLLGKPSILIKHGQIIEHHLQQNNVSLIQLLALLRTSGYPDLSKIDYAILEPTGSVSIIPKPDVAPLSPQDIGLPLAYEGLPLDVIIDGHVQHHNLKLIGKDTKWLYSQLKKQQVTNVKDVIYAAAKEKTDGLLINLREGKRKE is encoded by the coding sequence ATGGACTTTCTGACTACTTTAGCCAAATTGCTCCTCCTGTTCTCTCTCACCATCGCCGTTATTCGAAGTATGGGAAAATCGGCTATCGCCCAGTTGACTCCTTATGATTTGGTTGCCATTGTGATCATTGGAACAGTAGCATCGGAACCTTTGATTTCCACTGATTGGTTACCCACAGTCGTAACTTTAATCATGATCACCCTTTTATACCACATCTTCGCGAAACTTACCTTGCATCGAATCGGAAATCGTCTGTTGTTGGGTAAACCTTCGATATTAATCAAACATGGGCAAATTATCGAACATCATCTGCAACAAAACAATGTCTCCCTCATCCAGCTGTTGGCCCTGCTAAGAACCAGCGGCTATCCGGACTTAAGCAAGATTGATTATGCCATTTTGGAACCTACCGGATCGGTCAGCATTATTCCAAAACCGGATGTAGCCCCCTTATCACCCCAGGATATCGGTCTTCCTCTGGCATATGAAGGGTTGCCCCTGGATGTCATCATCGATGGACATGTCCAGCACCACAATCTGAAATTAATCGGAAAAGACACAAAGTGGCTTTACTCTCAGCTGAAAAAGCAACAGGTTACAAATGTGAAGGATGTAATTTATGCCGCCGCCAAAGAAAAAACAGATGGTTTACTCATTAATTTACGGGAAGGTAAAAGAAAAGAATAG
- the prli42 gene encoding stressosome-associated protein Prli42, whose protein sequence is MQPLWIRTVIYVLILALVVTSLITGVSFLF, encoded by the coding sequence ATGCAACCCCTGTGGATTCGGACAGTCATCTACGTCCTCATACTCGCTTTGGTTGTAACATCTTTAATTACAGGTGTCTCTTTCCTCTTCTAA
- a CDS encoding acyl-CoA mutase large subunit family protein has protein sequence MSSKTFEQLYREWEEKTRQLLEKYPEQQGKFQTLSGIEVNRLYTRRLESDEQDKIGLPGEYPYTRGIRPTMYRSRHWTMRQYAGFGSAEETNKRFRYLLDQGQTGLSVAFDLPTQIGYDSDDSLAAGEVGKVGVAIDSLEDMEQLLQGIPLNRVSTSMTINAPASVLLAMYIAVGEKQGVKPEELTGTIQNDILKEYIARGTYIFPPKPSMRLITDIFAYCADRVPKWNTISISGYHIREAGSTAVQEVAFTLADGIAYVKAALDAGLDVDRFAPRLSFFFNAHNHLFEEIAKFRAARRIWARIMKERFGARNPRSLQLRFHTQTGGSTLTAQQPDNNVVRVTLQALAAVLGGTQSLHTNARDEALALPTEESARVALRTQQILAYESGVTHTVDPLGGSFYVEALTDEVEKQALAYMERIDKLGGAVEAVEQGFMQREIHQTALETQRKIESGEDVVVGVNRFRLDQEQQPELYRMNPELARQQVDRLKALRQKRDAEKVKRALAVLKQEAQGDRNLMPFILDAVKSYATVGEVCNTLREVFGEYRPV, from the coding sequence TTGTCCTCAAAAACCTTTGAACAGTTGTACCGTGAATGGGAAGAGAAGACCCGGCAACTGCTTGAGAAATATCCGGAACAGCAAGGTAAGTTCCAAACTTTATCCGGTATTGAAGTAAATCGTTTATATACTCGCCGTTTGGAGTCCGATGAACAGGATAAAATCGGTTTGCCCGGAGAGTATCCTTATACACGGGGAATTCGGCCTACCATGTACCGATCCCGCCACTGGACGATGCGTCAGTATGCCGGGTTTGGTTCTGCTGAAGAGACGAACAAACGATTTCGGTATCTGTTGGATCAGGGACAAACCGGACTGAGTGTCGCTTTTGACTTGCCGACCCAGATCGGGTACGACTCAGATGATTCCTTGGCGGCGGGAGAGGTGGGAAAGGTGGGTGTGGCAATTGACTCACTGGAAGACATGGAACAATTGCTGCAAGGCATTCCCTTGAATCGGGTCAGCACTTCCATGACCATTAATGCTCCTGCCTCTGTGCTGTTGGCAATGTATATCGCAGTAGGAGAAAAACAGGGAGTCAAACCGGAAGAGCTGACAGGGACGATACAAAACGATATTCTAAAGGAGTACATAGCAAGAGGGACCTATATTTTTCCACCTAAACCCTCGATGCGACTGATTACGGATATTTTCGCCTACTGTGCTGATCGTGTCCCTAAATGGAACACCATTAGTATCAGCGGATACCATATTCGGGAAGCCGGATCTACGGCAGTCCAGGAGGTTGCCTTTACTTTGGCGGACGGGATTGCTTATGTGAAGGCAGCCCTGGATGCCGGATTGGATGTGGACCGGTTTGCCCCCCGTCTGTCTTTCTTTTTTAATGCCCACAACCATCTCTTTGAGGAAATTGCCAAATTCCGGGCGGCGCGTCGCATTTGGGCCCGGATCATGAAAGAACGGTTTGGAGCCCGTAATCCCCGCTCTTTACAGTTACGCTTTCACACGCAAACAGGAGGGTCTACCTTAACGGCTCAGCAACCTGATAATAATGTGGTAAGGGTAACTCTTCAAGCTCTTGCCGCCGTTTTGGGCGGTACGCAGAGTCTTCACACCAATGCCCGGGACGAGGCATTGGCTCTTCCCACGGAAGAGTCGGCCAGGGTGGCTCTACGTACACAGCAGATTTTAGCTTATGAAAGCGGTGTAACTCATACCGTGGATCCTTTAGGCGGTTCGTTTTACGTGGAAGCGCTTACTGACGAGGTTGAAAAACAGGCTTTGGCCTACATGGAACGGATCGATAAGTTAGGCGGCGCCGTCGAGGCTGTCGAGCAAGGATTCATGCAACGGGAGATTCACCAAACCGCTTTGGAAACCCAAAGAAAGATCGAGTCCGGAGAGGATGTTGTGGTTGGTGTCAATCGTTTCCGTCTGGATCAGGAACAACAACCTGAGCTTTACCGAATGAATCCGGAGTTGGCCCGTCAACAAGTTGACCGTTTGAAAGCCCTACGCCAAAAACGGGATGCTGAAAAAGTGAAACGTGCATTGGCGGTGTTGAAGCAGGAAGCCCAGGGTGATCGCAATCTGATGCCCTTTATTCTGGATGCAGTCAAATCCTATGCCACCGTAGGTGAAGTTTGCAACACTCTCCGGGAGGTATTTGGAGAATACCGGCCTGTTTAA
- a CDS encoding cobalamin B12-binding domain-containing protein, translating into MNRPIRVLVAKPGLDGHDRGALIIAQSLRDEGMEVIYTGLRQSPAQIVATAIQEDVDVIGLSCLSGAHNELFPQVIQLLKEQGAGDIVVVGGGVIPDSDIPFLEEKGIAKVFTPGTSTKETADFIRNKIMDQEESV; encoded by the coding sequence ATGAATCGGCCCATACGTGTCTTGGTGGCTAAACCCGGATTGGACGGACATGATCGGGGGGCTCTGATCATTGCCCAGTCTTTGCGGGATGAGGGGATGGAGGTTATTTATACCGGTCTTCGTCAGTCTCCGGCTCAAATCGTGGCCACGGCGATCCAGGAGGATGTGGATGTGATTGGACTCTCCTGTTTGTCAGGTGCCCATAATGAGTTGTTTCCCCAAGTGATTCAGCTGTTGAAAGAACAAGGAGCAGGGGATATTGTGGTGGTAGGAGGCGGTGTCATTCCCGACAGTGATATTCCGTTCTTGGAAGAAAAGGGGATAGCCAAGGTATTTACTCCCGGTACTTCTACCAAAGAAACAGCAGATTTTATCCGAAACAAGATAATGGATCAGGAGGAATCGGTGTGA